The Numida meleagris isolate 19003 breed g44 Domestic line chromosome 10, NumMel1.0, whole genome shotgun sequence genome includes a window with the following:
- the PDCD5 gene encoding programmed cell death protein 5 codes for MADEELAAIRQQRLAELQAKHGDTSADPAQQEAKQREAEIRNTILAQVLDQAARARLSNLALVKPDKAKAVENYLIQMARFGQLPGKISEQGLIEILEKVSQQTEKKTTVKFNRRKVLDSDEEDDY; via the exons ATGGCGGACGAGGAGCTGGCGGCGATCCGGCAGCAGCGCCTGGCCGAGCTGCAGGCCAAGCACGGG GATACTTCTGCTGATCCAGCACAACAGGAGGCAAAACAGAG GGAAGCAGAGataagaaatacaattttagcTCAAGTTCTTGATCAAGCAGCACGTGCCAGAT TAAGCAATTTGGCACTTGTGAAACcagacaaagcaaaagcagtagAGAATTATCTTATACAGATGGCAAGATTTGGACAGCTACCTGGAAAG ATATCAGAACAAGGTTTGatagaaatacttgaaaaagtgagtcagcaaacagaaaagaaaacaacagtaaag ttcAACAGAAGGAAAGTATTGGATTCTGATGAAGAGGATGATTATTGA